The Lycium ferocissimum isolate CSIRO_LF1 chromosome 1, AGI_CSIRO_Lferr_CH_V1, whole genome shotgun sequence genome includes a region encoding these proteins:
- the LOC132059195 gene encoding probable glycosyltransferase At5g25310, whose translation MRKLLRPIIVVLLFRIDWKKLFFIGVILTIFRVMFQISTLPYPLTEWIFFPPSEISSSGNLNHVKNIRELPVNTDNRFNISQHASLVVSLSSADGLSQKMQVLERREQVSRQRQRRKHVNVVDKVISPLSPVRKVSNHMLRHIASLTPDEALAYAKREIENAPLVTDDQDLYTPLFRNVSTFKRSYELMELILKVYIYKEGKRPIFHQPYLRGIYSSEGWFMKLMEDNRQFVTRDPQKAHLFYLPYSARQLQRVLYVPNSHNLKPLTVYLRDYVNVLAAKYPFWNRTHGSDHFLVACHDWGPYTLKDHEELSRNTIKALCNSDISEGIFVAGKDVSLPETTIRNPRRPLRNLGGKRVSQRPILAFFAGNMHGPVRPKLLKYWRNKDESIRIYGPLPHRVSKVMSYPEHMKSSKYCLCPMGYEVNSPRLVEAIYYECVPVIIADNFALPFNEVLNWSAFSVVVAEKDIPRLKEILLSIPLRRYQAMQNNVKMLQKHFLWNSTPTRYDLFHMILHSIWFTRLNQLQGSQIS comes from the exons atgaggaaatTGTTGCGGCCAATAATTGTTGTTCTGTTGTTCAGAATTGACTGGAAGAAGCTGTTTTTTATTGGTGTTATTCTGACAATATTTAGGGTAATGTTTCAAATTTCCACACTTCCATATCCTCTAACGGAATGGATTTTCTTCCCGCCATCAGAGATCTCATCTTCCGGAAATTTGAATCATGTAAAGAACATAAGGGAACTTCCAGTGAATACAGATAACCGGTTTAACATTAGTCAGCATGCCTCGCTAGTTGTTTCTCTCAGCTCTGCAGATGGACTGAGTCAAAAAATGCAAGTTTTGGAAAGACGAGAGCAAGTTTCAAGACAGCGTCAACGTAGGAAGCATGTGAACGTAGTAGATAAAGTTATTTCCCCTCTTTCACCTGTTAGAAAAGTGTCTAACCATATGCTG AGACACATAGCATCTTTGACTCCAGATGAGGCACTTGCATATGCCAAAAGAGAGATCGAGAATGCTCCACTGGTTACTGATGATCAGGACTTGTATACTCCTCTATTCAGGAATGTTTCCACCTTTAAGAG GAGCTATGAGTTGATGGAGCTTATACTCAAAGTTTACATTTACAAGGAAGGGAAAAGGCCTATTTTTCATCAACCTTATCTTAGAGGAATTTATTCATCGGAGGGATGGTTCATGAAGCTGATGGAGGATAACCGCCAGTTTGTTACAAGGGACCCACAAAAGGCTCACCTGTTCTATCTGCCATACAGCGCACGTCAGTTACAAAGGGTACTGTATGTGCCTAATTCGCATAATCTTAAGCCGTTAACAGTGTACCTGCGGGACTACGTGAACGTGCTAGCTGCGAAGTATCCTTTCTGGAACCGTACACATGGGTCAGATCACTTTCTTGTTGCTTGCCATGATTGG GGACCTTATACTCTAAAGGACCATGAGGAGCTAAGTAGAAACACTATAAAAGCTCTCTGCAATTCAGATATATCAGAAGGAATCTTTGTTGCTGGGAAGGATGTTTCCCTTCCCGAGACCACCATACGGAATCCCAGGAGGCCTCTTAGAAACCTCGGTGGAAAAAGAGTGTCACAACGCCCAATTCTTGCCTTTTTTGCTGGAAATATGCACGGTCCTGTCCGTCCCAAACTACTCAAGTATTGGAGAAACAAAGATGAATCCATAAGAATTTATGGGCCTTTACCTCATAGAGTCTCAAAAGTTATGTCTTATCCCGAACACATGAAATCAAGCAAGTACTGCCTTTGTCCTATGGGTTACGAAGTGAACAGCCCGAGGCTTGTCGAGGCAATATATTATGAGTGTGTTCCGGTGATCATCGCTGATAATTTCGCCCTTCCGTTTAACGAAGTTCTCAATTGGAGCGCTTTTTCTGTGGTTGTTGctgagaaagatattcctaggTTGAAGGAGATTTTATTAAGTATACCTTTGAGACGTTACCAGGCCATGCAAAATAATGTCAAGATGCTGCAGAAGCATTTTCTTTGGAACTCAACACCGACTAGATATGATCTGTTCCATATGATTTTGCATTCAATTTGGTTTACCAGGCTCAACCAGCTTCAAGGATCGCAGATATCATAA
- the LOC132059209 gene encoding uncharacterized protein LOC132059209, translating into MAAPFFSTPFQPFVYQSPQDAVTPFQILGGEAQIVQIMLKPQEKIIAKPGSMCYMSGSIQMENVYATENEAGVWQWLFGKNTTSIVLHNTGTTDGFVGIAAPSLARILPIDLAKFGGEILCQPDAFLCSINDVKVSNTIDQRPRNLVATAEGFLRQKISGQGLAFVVGGGSVVQKNLEVGETLAVDVPSIVAVSSTVNVQIKYNGPMRRVVFGNDNLVTAVLTGPGIVFIQSMPFHRLSQRIARAVTSPNMRDNPKFFIQIAIFFFLAYVVVVSSLILTDI; encoded by the exons ATGGCTGCTCCATTTTTCTCAACGCCCTTTCAACCTTTTGTTTATCAG AGTCCGCAAGATGCTGTAACAcctttccaaattctgggcGGTGAAGCTCAGATCGTTCAG ATTATGTTGAAGCCACAAGAAAAGATTATTGCAAAACCTG GGTCCATGTGCTATATGTCTGGTTCCATCCAGATGGAAAATGTGTATGCCACTGAAAACGAAGCAGGTGTCTGGCAATGGCTTTTTGGAAAGAATACGACAAGCATAGTTCTTCACAATACAGGTACAACTGATGGATTTGTCGGAATTGCTGCTCCTTCTCTGGCAAGAATCCTCCCG ATTGATTTAGCAAAATTCGGAGGTGAAATCTTATGCCAG CCAGATGCATTCCTCTGCTCCATTAATGATGTCAAAGTCAGTAATACCATTGACCAAAGGCCACGTAATCTAGTTGCTACTGCAGAG GGATTCCTAAGGCAGAAGATATCAGGCCAAGGCCTTGCATTTGTTGTTGGGGGTGGTTCTG TTGTACAGAAAAATCTCGAGGTGGGTGAGACACTTGCTGTTGATGTGCCGAGCATCGTTGCAGTATCATCAACTGTCAATGTCCAAATAAAATACAACGGACCCATGAGAAGGGTGGTATTTGGG AATGATAATCTGGTGACAGCTGTCCTAACGGGGCCTGGTATTGTGTTTATCCAAAGCATGCCTTTCCATCGGCTTTCACAACGCATTGCTAG GGCCGTAACATCTCCAAACATGAGGGATAATCCCAAGTTCTTCATTCAGATTGCAATTTTCTTCTTTCTAgcttatgttgttgttgtgtcaTCATTGATCTTGACagatatttga